A window from Dysidea avara chromosome 2, odDysAvar1.4, whole genome shotgun sequence encodes these proteins:
- the LOC136246383 gene encoding probable ATP-dependent DNA helicase RecS, which yields MTVGVRKREDDFRTAYASLGELCSIVPGNVNIMALTATATLSTFEIVKERLSLQEPIVIGVSPNRPNINLSVLPTKTLDSVVDIICEGLEKDRLSYPKTVVFCRSCQDCPKLYDAIIKKLGRAKSEPPGYPNLLEYRLVTMYTRASKSSMKELVMQIFRSDKSILRVLIATTAFSMGIDIPDIHQIYHWGVPSDDVEQNLQEIGRAGRDGKSSYAVLITSKGYNVQQKMKSYCENKDSCRRKKTI from the exons ATGACTGTGGGTGTGAGGAAAAG GGAAGATGACTTCAGAACAGCATATGCTTCTCTTGGTGAACTTTGCAGTATTGTACCTGGCAATGTGAATATAATGGCACTCACAGCCACTGCCACACTTAGTACCTTTGAAATTGTTAAAGAGAGATTGTCCCTGCAGGAACCAATTGTCATTGGAGTGTCTCCAAACAGGCCTAACATAAATCTTTCAGTGTTACCAACCAAGACACTTGATTCTGTAGTCGACATCATTTGTGAAGGATTAGAAAAGGACAGGCTTTCTTATCCTAAAACTGTGGTGTTTTGTCGGAGTTGTCAAGACTGTCCTAAGCTGTATGATGCTATCATTAAAAAGCTGGGAAGGGCTAAGTCTGAACCACCAGGGTATCCCAATCTCTTAGAGTATCGATTGGTTACTATGTATACTAGAGCATCTAAGTCATCAATGAAAGAATTGGTCATGCAGATATTCAGAAGTGATAAATCAATTCTTCGTGTGCTGATTGCTACAACAGCATTCAGCATGGGAATAGATATTCCTGATATACATCAAATATACCATTGGGGAGTTCCAAGTGATGATGTGGAACAAAATCTTCAAGAGATTGGAAGAGCTGGCAGGGATGGGAAGAGTTCTTATGCAGTTTTAATTACAAGCAAAGGTTATAATGTTCAACAGAAGATGAAATCTTACTGTGAGAACAAAGATAGTTGTAGACGAAAAAAAACTATTTGA